A single genomic interval of Pyrobaculum arsenaticum DSM 13514 harbors:
- a CDS encoding M20/M25/M40 family metallo-hydrolase → MAQVDVGKLLEDLLRIYSPSHSEGELARYLYAYLREFVSDVWIDEAGNVLAVRGSGTPVVWLHAHMDTVPGPLPVKREGLVLWGRGAVDDKGPLAAYVKAFLEAEPRGTLVLALVTAEEDDSAGTEALLRGGPPRPTHIYVGEPTNLHIAYAYRGGGKVVLEVASRGGHASSPIYGNVVEELFALYQEVKKALGHAERYDAYTVTPTIVQCGEAPNKVPTRCAMVLDVRIPPGADCDDLKRKLPPTARLLSCTDPAEAPPTNPAARALTRALLKLGVEPKLSRKWGTADFNMLIALSKSIAAFGPGDPRLAHTEDEHIDISQVGTAAEALKLAIAELR, encoded by the coding sequence ATGGCGCAGGTGGATGTGGGCAAGCTTCTCGAAGATTTGCTTAGGATATACAGTCCTTCCCATAGCGAGGGGGAGCTGGCGAGGTACCTATACGCCTATCTTAGAGAGTTTGTAAGCGACGTCTGGATAGACGAGGCTGGCAACGTCTTGGCAGTGAGGGGGAGCGGCACGCCGGTGGTTTGGCTACACGCCCACATGGACACCGTGCCCGGACCGTTGCCAGTGAAGAGGGAGGGGTTGGTGCTATGGGGGCGCGGGGCTGTGGACGACAAGGGCCCCCTCGCGGCGTATGTCAAGGCCTTTCTCGAGGCCGAGCCCCGCGGCACCTTGGTGCTGGCGCTTGTAACGGCGGAGGAGGACGACAGCGCGGGGACAGAGGCGTTGCTCCGTGGAGGGCCGCCTAGGCCTACACATATATATGTCGGCGAGCCGACCAACCTCCACATCGCCTACGCCTACCGGGGCGGGGGCAAGGTCGTGCTGGAAGTCGCGTCCCGTGGGGGCCACGCCAGCTCGCCCATATACGGCAACGTGGTGGAGGAGCTCTTCGCCTTGTATCAAGAGGTTAAGAAGGCGCTGGGCCACGCCGAGAGGTACGACGCCTATACTGTGACGCCGACCATTGTGCAGTGCGGCGAGGCGCCCAACAAGGTGCCGACGAGATGCGCCATGGTGCTGGACGTCAGGATACCCCCCGGCGCCGACTGCGACGACTTGAAGAGGAAGTTGCCCCCCACGGCTCGCCTCCTCTCGTGTACAGACCCCGCCGAGGCGCCGCCGACGAACCCAGCCGCGAGGGCGCTTACGAGGGCGCTTCTCAAACTCGGCGTGGAGCCGAAGCTGAGCAGGAAGTGGGGAACCGCGGACTTCAACATGCTCATAGCGCTGTCGAAGAGCATAGCGGCTTTCGGCCCAGGAGACCCCCGGCTCGCCCACACAGAGGACGAGCACATAGACATCTCCCAAGTGGGGACAGCCGCAGAGGCTCTAAAACTAGCGATCGCAGAGCTGAGATAG
- a CDS encoding S1C family serine protease yields MDISGLVEKVAESVVAVVTRPYEAFPGDFGFGTAFAIDTRFFATAYHVVVSAEEMALVTPEGEKAEGRVVVADPAEDVALIYSELRAPPLRMGSALRLKVGQGVVAIGYPLALLDKPTATFGIVSAVGRTLRAGDRVFEYLIQTDAAINPGNSGGPLVNMEGEAVGVNSAIIAGAQNLGFAVPIDIVRIAYEMYRKYGKYVRPALGIYLATLNKAAASLYGIPVEKGLLVVDVVPGSPAEEIGIERGDVIIRVDGREVHNVFELRLHVAEAVINRRRPSFEVWRRGRRVEL; encoded by the coding sequence GTGGATATAAGCGGGCTAGTGGAGAAAGTAGCTGAGTCAGTGGTCGCGGTGGTTACAAGACCCTACGAGGCCTTCCCAGGCGACTTCGGCTTCGGCACCGCCTTTGCAATAGACACAAGGTTCTTCGCCACGGCATACCACGTGGTGGTCTCAGCGGAGGAGATGGCGCTGGTAACTCCCGAGGGAGAAAAGGCAGAGGGGCGTGTCGTCGTGGCTGACCCCGCTGAGGACGTGGCGTTGATATATTCAGAACTCCGCGCCCCGCCGCTCCGCATGGGTAGCGCCCTGAGGCTCAAGGTAGGGCAAGGCGTCGTGGCCATAGGCTACCCCCTAGCCTTGCTGGATAAGCCCACCGCCACCTTCGGCATAGTAAGCGCGGTGGGCAGAACGCTGAGGGCGGGGGACCGGGTTTTTGAGTACCTCATACAGACAGACGCCGCTATCAACCCCGGCAACTCCGGCGGCCCCCTCGTGAATATGGAAGGCGAGGCTGTGGGGGTAAACTCCGCCATAATAGCCGGCGCCCAGAACTTAGGCTTCGCAGTCCCGATAGACATCGTTAGGATAGCATATGAAATGTACAGAAAATACGGCAAGTATGTGCGGCCAGCGCTGGGCATCTACCTGGCAACATTGAACAAAGCTGCGGCATCTCTCTACGGCATTCCCGTAGAGAAGGGCCTTTTAGTAGTCGACGTAGTGCCGGGGTCGCCCGCCGAGGAGATCGGCATTGAGAGAGGAGACGTGATAATTAGGGTGGACGGGAGGGAAGTGCACAACGTCTTCGAGCTAAGGCTCCACGTGGCGGAGGCCGTGATAAACAGGAGGAGGCCGTCGTTTGAGGTCTGGCGCCGGGGCAGGAGAGTAGAGCTCTAG
- a CDS encoding cupin domain-containing protein — translation MSWQWEKLSDCLERRYVSGERVTVAQFRIREGCVVPRHSHPQEQISVVLQGLLEFEVEGRKFTAAAGDVVVIPPGVEHEAKALTDVVVVDAFSPPRSDWASGQDSYLRR, via the coding sequence ATGAGCTGGCAGTGGGAGAAGCTAAGTGACTGCCTAGAGCGGCGCTATGTATCTGGGGAGAGGGTCACGGTGGCCCAGTTCAGAATTAGGGAGGGGTGCGTAGTGCCACGGCACAGCCACCCCCAGGAGCAGATCTCCGTGGTGTTGCAAGGCCTTCTCGAGTTTGAGGTAGAGGGGCGGAAGTTCACCGCCGCCGCCGGCGACGTGGTAGTTATACCCCCCGGCGTCGAGCACGAGGCAAAGGCCCTGACCGACGTCGTTGTGGTAGACGCCTTTAGTCCTCCTCGGTCTGACTGGGCCTCTGGACAAGACAGCTATTTGAGACGCTAG
- a CDS encoding Fis family transcriptional regulator, whose amino-acid sequence MLLRNVLKLARAYGAFTAGQAAYVLEIPLQKAVETLECMVSNGLLSAVDIAGVRFYYRDPVEAAEAILGSVDLSALPYEERAKLSRL is encoded by the coding sequence ATGCTTTTGAGGAATGTGCTGAAGCTGGCTAGGGCCTACGGCGCCTTTACAGCTGGGCAGGCGGCCTACGTCTTGGAGATACCCCTACAAAAAGCAGTTGAGACCCTGGAGTGCATGGTGTCCAACGGATTGCTTAGTGCAGTTGACATTGCCGGCGTAAGGTTTTATTACAGAGACCCGGTTGAGGCCGCCGAGGCGATACTAGGCTCTGTCGACCTCTCCGCCTTGCCGTACGAGGAGAGGGCGAAGCTGAGTAGGCTATGA